The DNA region AACCATAATTAAAACCCTCTAAAATGTTGGAATTCAAAAAGCGCCTCAGGTCAAATCGagaaaaatcgcaactttaacgAAAATCGCAAAATGATGAAATCGCAGCTCAAAACCCTCAGGTAAAATGAAATTGAAGCAAAATGACGTTGCAGCTTAATGAATCAACTTTAGTGAAAATTTGcagcaaaaaaattgaaaaaatagcagcaaaaaatcgcaacagaAAATCGCAGGCAAAAAGAAGGTGAATTCAGAATGAAGAAATGCCCTTATGACCGAAATGCCCTTAATGACCTTAAATATTAGCCTTATATTATCAGCCGTCATATTTGATCTAATGGCTTAGATTTTGGTTTAcatggttctcatataaggttaGTTCTCACCTGAACtcaaccctatatatatatatatatatatatatatatatatatatatatatatatatatatatatatatatatatatatatatatatatatatatatatatatatatatatatatatatatatatgtttatttggttgtatatttcaaacatttgtatatatttagttttatatatatatttatttactttatcataTTCTCCAAGTTTTGACTTACGAATGTTCGGagtttttggcgatgaatcatcctgcctgaaacatacattgacttgtaataacttattctaatgtctctaatgcaaatacaacaaataacaactcaataattaggaaaaaaaattaaagtaaagtacctgtttgcagttagtaactgcgaaaagtcaaaaaagacaaaatagttcggctattttgtcttttttgacctattcgcagttactaattgcgaataTCCCCAAACCACAGAtttgagattttcacgcttacttttggaaataagttgaaagttatcttatttggttcattttgttgagaatttgtcttattgatttcaaattttctacaaACTCTAACTCTTATACCAACTTTGCCCTTAAACAGGCAAAAAGACAATGAATATACCCAATCTTTAGTGGACAAGCTAGGATTCTGATTTTGCCTTGTATTAAAGTTGCATATCTTTATAAATATTCATTAGCTATGTGGGGAAAGTTGGATGATAAATTTATTCGCATTTAAATTTTTAGATTATAAAAGTGCATTGGTCATAATCTTGAACGCTGTTTTTACCCAAAAAAACCCGACAAATTTAAGCTGGCCATATCATATAATCAGTTAGCCTCCGCAACAAACATCCTATCCTGAAACCCAAGGCTTCTTTAGAAAACCTAGAAAGTAGAAATACTATATCTCAGAGACTTGCAAACAGAAGCAAAAGTgccactcaaaaaaaaaatattcaaattgatTTGAATAAAGTATGCATTCAAATGTCTGAGGACAAGAATTGTGATGAACAGCAACCTGACAATAGAAATCGCTTTAACAAACTAAATCCACAGCAATGAGTTTCAAATCTAAAAGAACAAACTTTAGCCAAACTTTTGCTATAGATCTTTAAAGAATACGATAGTGCAGTGTATACAATGAACCTGCTACAGTGCCACTGCTCTAACAGCTCTAATAGTGGAAAAACAAATGCCACATGGGAATCAGTATTAGACACATCACACATGCTAGTGCGCATGAGAATTGAGAATTAGCCTTTGGCACATAAGGGAAGCCTAAAGAATGCTAAAGTAAAGAACATACGAGGAATAGACAAAAGAAAAGCACATTTTGTCACCTCATGCAACCTGAAATCTTGGCGCTAGACATAATCTGAATGAGAACCAAGTATACTTAAGCAAGTTTTACCAAGAGTTCTGGCAGATAATAGTGTTCAGAACCCTTTTGAAAATATTGTTTCCTCAATCAGTCTATACCTTTGTGAATGCCTAAAACTATACTCAAAAGCTCATATTGGGAGACATAGTGTTGCGTTCATAGTGGGAAGAAGGGAGTGCCATAATGATTCTAGTTGCTAGATGATATATTAATGCCCTAGTCGGAAGTCATGCCCATGCTGAACAGAAAACGAACTTGACATAAATATTGACGTGCATATTCTGAAGCAAAACAAAAGTAATTAAATGATAAGAGATATTACCTGCATCGAAATGGAAAATATGGCCTTTCATCCATTGGTGACATTCATAATAATTACTGCATACATCTTGGGTGGAATGACCTGATATTAAAAtactcttcaaaaaaaaaactgatattaaaataaatgtgTGCATGCAGAGATGTAAGTCTTgaaataataaaattcaaattcttTTAGTAGTAAAGCTAAACGGAAGTCAGCACTCTTGGTGCAGAAAGTTGCCAAATTAGCAGCATCAACCAGAAACTAAGCTGAGCTAGAAAAGCTCAAAAAGTCATAAGCCTAAGGGTcaagagaaaataaaatactaaaaaCATTGCAACTATTTGTAAACAATTCACCCTGAAGCAGCTTAGAGCGCGAAGGCGTGAAGGGTATGGGAGGAACATTTAAAAatcaacattccattacccctaATGCCATTAAAGGCTCCCACGGGCTGTGGGGTTTGGGAGTCGGGTGTACGCAATGTCGCAATCTTGACCTTGTTAGTGATAGCATCATGTGTAAAGTCACCTCGATAAAAGTGCTTATGACTCAGTGAGTCAAGGAGAAATAAAAAGTATGGAGTAACAAAGTAAACATCAAGAAAATTTGCAATTTCTATATCTCAATTGGCGCAGCAACCACGATGAAATGCCTAGttacaaaaagaaaatttgcTCCATCAATTTTCACTTTATGAAGTGAATGAAATTTCAACATCAAGCATATTCTAGAGAACTATAATTTTGAAAGCAAGGGAAATCAAGCAAACCTCATATTATGTTGCAGCTCTTTGCTACAATTGATGCCCAGTTCAAAGGTAAATGATGCCAAGACTCAAGAACCAAAATGTTTGGAGGATTCCATGCTCCGTTGTAAAGCTATTGTTGATATATGTAACGGCATCAATGGTGAAAGTGAAACTGGCAGCTAACAAAGGTTTCTGCAATACACTATAAGTAGCTCAATTGTCAAACCTCAATACAGAAGGAACACTTTATAGACCAGACCTAAACTAAACAAACACtccaatattttttaaaagatcatAGTCCATAAGAAACGTCAAACATGCAGCAACCAAAGGGCATTATCAAATTAGGACTCATCAGAACCCAGGGCAACAACTCTTACACATGAAGGGACAAGAATTGCCTTATAAATAATCTCTAAAACTACGGAAGATATCATGTGAAGTAGGGAAAGCATTTATGCTCGTGTTCAACTCCAGAATCCAGAGTCCATACTCTATATTCCAGTGCCTCATTCACCAGAATGACGGCTTACTTTACATATAGGGATTAAGGTTATAAAATAAGGAAACTAAATCAATCATGTAAAGTAATGTAaacaaaaatcaacatgaaaaaaaattggGAACAGCAGTTTATTGATTAAACTCATGAAAGAGTGAGTTACCTCTCAAATGATAGATGAATTTTTTCACGTTCAACAGCCGCTGCCTGTAGCAGCCTCACATTCTGGTTTGAAGTCAAATGGAACCATTCTTCACTCAAGCTTAAGTACCATATGCAACTGAAGACATCCAGGAAACATAATTTGTTTTCAGTCTTCTGGAGCAAAAATTACCGAGAAGACCTAGTTTAGAGATTTCAGCGGTCAAATTCCCTCTGATGCACCTGAGATACCCTCAATCAAAAGAGAATACGTGTGTGGTTTTGGGCGGCAACCATTTTTCTCCATGATTTTTACTAGCATAGAACAACAATCAACAAGTCCTCTCTTTAGCAAGCCTTCAATCAAAATTTTCCAAACTATCTCATCATTATTATATCCACAATGAAGTAGACTGCAAAATACTGCCTCTGCTTGATCTCTATCACCCTTGTCACACATTCCACAAATAAGCAATGTATATGATTCCAGGTGAGGCAATTCACCCAATTTAACCATGTTATTCATCAGCTTGAAGGCTTCATCATACATTCCAAGCATGCAGCTACATTTTAAGATGGAGTTACGGATGCCTTCATTGGGTTCAATTCCTCCATGTCTCATGTAATCAATCAGCAATTGAGCTACCTCCAATCGTCCTTGCTTACATAACCCATCAATAAGAGTGTTAAATGTACTAAGACATGGTGCACAGCCATGTTTAGTCATGTTATCTAAGAGCTTTGCAATTGTTTCAAAGTTTAcgattttccaaaaataaactaaatcgTGAGAGCTAGCATTCAAGAGTAAATCATTACCAGTTCCTTCACCATGCATGATAGACCCTTTTTCTTGTAATAAATGCTTGATCAAAATAGAATAAGTGAACTCGGAAGGTTTACAGCCAGCATCCATCATGCTCTTAAGAACACCAAAAGCTTGACTTATTGACCCTAGGCGACCATACCCATCAAGAAGGGCAGTATAAGTGACAACATCCGGAAAAACGCCTCCTTCATTCATAATCTTCATCCACTTTTCTGCCTCCTCTAAGTTTCCCTGGCAGCAATGAGCGTGAATAAATGTAGTATAAGTATAAGAATCAGGGCTATACCCTGCTTTGAGCATTTGAGATAGCATTGTACAAGCATGATCAATAAATCCACCTTTAATTAACCCATTGATAATTATCGAATAGGTACATACATCAGGCTTCACATTTTTCTGCATCATTTTAGCCAACAGTGAAGCCTCTTTCAAATTTTTCACTTTGCACAAACCATCAATTAGAGCATTGTAAACCCAAGTGTTTGGTAAACACTTATCTTCTATCATTTTCTCAAACAAGGCAAGGGCACTATCAATGTTCCCTGCTTTGCAATAACCATCAATCAACACAGAGAAAGTTACTTCATTTGGTTTCACACCATTCTCCTTAAAAGTGACAAAAAGTTCATGGGCCTCCTGAACCTTTCCTCTTTTACAAAGAGAATCGATAATAATATTACACGTCCATTCATCAGGTAGCACCTCACTTGCCTTCATCAAACCAAGCAATTGAAAAGCACTCTCAATGTGGCCAGCTTTACATTGCCCCTGAATCAATGAGTTATAAGTAATCAAATTAGGAGTATGTTTACGTTCAACCATCTTATCAAGTAATGTCATAGCAATCGGAACCTTTTTAATTCTACAAAGCCCACAAATCAATGTATTATAAGTTCGAACATTAGGATAATAACCATTCGTCTCCATTAGGTTCAAAATCTCACACGCCTCCTTAACCTTCCCCTCACTACAATACCCATCAATAAGGGCATTATATGTAACAACACTATGACTCATCCTCTTCTTTAACATCTCATCAAACAACCTCCTAGCCTCATTGAGCTTATGCTCTTTACACATGTAGTCGATGAAAACTGTGTAAGTATGGGCATTAGGCACACATCCTTTCCTTCTCATCTCATCAAACAATTTCAATGCCTCGCTCCCTCTACCTCTACCACACAACGCGGATATAAGAATAGTATATGTCCGAACATTAGGATAACAACCATCATCATACATCTTAAAAAACAAATGTAACCCCCTATCAACCTCACCATGCTCACAAAATCCATGAATGATATAATTATATGAAACCTCATTCCTTTTGCACTTCTTCTGCGGCATCTCAGTAAAAACTCTGTATGCACTATCCAAATCCGTTTTCCTACAATGACCTAGAATGAATGAAGAGTACGTAAATGTATCCGGATTCAACTTTGCAGCAAAAATCTCACTCAAAAACTCTTCAGCTTTGGCTACATTCCCTAATTTACAGTAACCGTTTATAATTgtattaaaagtaaaaatatttgGCAAAATCCTATCAGATAACATCGTATTATACAAAGTTATCATTTCATCAATCAAAAGAAACCTACATAACGccataagcaaaaaattacaaCACCTCAGATTTAACCTGAATCGAAAATTCTCCAAATCATGAGAATTCAACTTCATTAAAGTATTCAACACAAACCTaacttcattttcatcatcaacaCAATACCTGATCATTGAAACCCTAACTTTCTCCGCATTTCCTAAATTACTCGCTcgaatcaacatcatcaataaagaGGCATGAGATTGTGCATTATGCTTAAACTTTGGTCGGTTTGAAAGAAAATAGAAGAAAGATAAAGCAGTTTGAGGAGAAAGAGAGTGAGAGTCGAAGAGTGTGGAAACATGAAATGGAGAAATGGAAGGAAGGATGCGATTCAGAGAAGGATGTTTTTGCCAATTTGGAGAAGAGAGAATGGAGGAGAGATGAGAAGTAATATCGTCGGAGAGCTTGTTATCAATGGCGGCGGTTATGGCGGTGGTTGCAGATGAAAAATGGCAGTAACGGATGATGCATCGGAGGGAAGGGAGATATCCATGCATTTGAAAATGACTTAGATCACCAATCGGAGAGTTACGCCGGTGGCGAATGATAGTCGCTGGTGATTGGGGGGAGGGAAGGATATTAGGGCAGATCTCGGTAGTCCGCGAAAAAGAGGGGGAGAAATTATTGCAAATTGTAGGGATTGAATTCTTTTGTTGCTGAGCTGGGCCTTGGGAAATGATGGGGAGGAAAATGGATTGAGAAATCGGGGAAATGGTGGGGAGGAAAATGGATTGAGAAATCGGctcatcttgtatgagatcatCTCATAATGAGATGTGCTCATATATTAGTCGATTTTCCTAGTTAATCActctaaaattcattttattgtACCTGGATTAGTCATGATAGCACCACGAAACTatcttatttaagaatttatgtgAGAAAATTCGGGTATTTGACTATTTCTGGATTAGTCTTGGATTCAAGATAGCCATGAGGGGGTGTTTGGCATGTGGGATTTGAGGAAAAAAGATGAGACTTTGTCTTCAAAATAAGTCCaagtttttgtttgttaaagGGAACACAAattcgaaaatttgaaatacataagagaaaaaataaaaaaaattaacaaaataaactaagttttaaacttattccaaaagtaagcgtgaaattccaaaagtaactgcgaacaggtcaaaaaagacaaaatagttgttcgcagttactaactgccaacagctatttgacctgttttgacatgttcgcagttagtaagtgtgAACAGCATGCTgcacaaaaacaggtcaaaataattgttcgcagttagtaactgcgaacagctattttgtattttttgacctgttcgcagttactaactgcgaacacagctccaaacctcaggtttgggaatttcacacttacttttggaataagtttaaaacttagtttattttgttaattttttttattttttctcttatgtatttcaaattttccacaaATTCTTACTTAAGATCGTCTTACAAAAGACATCTTAAGTTTGCGCCAgcccaatttttaaatttaaaaaaaataactaaactttCTAAACAATGCTTTTAACTtccattttcaattttcttttttctctttcttgACAAAactactcatcttcttcttttaAACTCCATTTGTGGTTTTCAATCTCTATCTTTCTCCCTCAAACTCTATTTTTGTTTATTCTCTatttatcttcttcaacatttgtAAAACCATcaaaattatgtatttatacttcatcattttcgtttttaaagctttcattttcattttttgggtTGATTGTGCTACATATTAGTTGGATTtataattttctgattttttttaaattaagcttcatcaatagtataaataataatgttgAATAAGAGAACAATTCTACTGTTTAGGGGAActtaataaaagcaattgtggttataacttaatatattgggagttataacataatatatttggaattataacataatatatttagggttataatcataatatatttggagttataacattatatagttggggttataacaaaatatataattgcgATTATAATGTAATAGATTTGGGTTTATAACAGTATATATTGTGTGatataatactacaaaattgatattataataatacaagcaaatatattatgttataaaacctcaaaattttaagttttaattccaaatatattgagttataaccccaaatatatatatattgagttataaccccaaatatattctgttataaccccaaatatattctgttataaccccaaatatattatgttataaccccaaatatattattttaaccctaaatcataaaaattagccataattttcatcttcaacatcactgttttccaccattgataaagcttaatttttttttaaatgtaaaaatctaatttattactaaatgatgttttattttgcttggGAATAGGCAATTTATCAGAAAACTTTTCATCTTCCAAAAAGAAAGCAGTtttctacattttttttaaaacaacagtttttttaaaaaataaaaatatttacttaaaAGAGAGTCTATAAAAATGCGAATaggaaataagaataaaaagggAGAAATTCCCTAAGAAAAATATCTTGGGGGAGGGTATGTATTTGAGTTGAGACTTTCATTTTATCTCTTTCTTACAAGTTCTTACCATGACAAACAAGGGATGAGACTTTTTTATCTTCAAAGTCTCAACTTAAAACTCTCATCTTAAGCGCTCAAAAGTCTCATTCccttgtggcaaacaaacctgAGGGTATATGTGACTTGTCAACGGAGCACATAATTGTATTTGCAACAATTTTTATTAGAGACTATTTTACGGTGAGACCACTCATACAAGAGTAGCATAAtagatttaattttgtttatttaaaaaaaaaaaaacttatcatACATGACCactaaattgatcaatttaattttataattaatatctttaatgtcATAATTGATgtctttaaaaattataattaatcgtTTGTTATTGgaatattctatatggtagcaaCGTAGTATTTTAAGAGACGTCAAtggtagcaaatcttaaaaaaaaattctacagTGTAACATTGTACTGTTGTACTTAAAGCTACCATAACATTTTTACTCAAAATCATACATATTCCTGTTAAGTTGTGAAATTACTTATTTGCCCTTATCTTCTTTCTTTAAATCAACAATCACCATCTTCATCATGATTCATCTTCTAGGTGTTTATTTTCGTCATTTTCACTATATTCATCCTCTTCATCTTCCTCACGCTTTTCACCATTTTTAGATTTCTCTGTTATTCTAGGTATATTTTTTCTCCCTGTTGGACCTCTTaaattttgatgatgactacactttatttaaacaaatatgtttttagagattgtgtgcaggtcgatatccggtcgtgattatgatcgttgatagtacctatgacttggttcatggaaatgtaagtgtcaaaaggatccgaaagatgttataagaagtatatcgcttgggatgtaaaatggagacaacaggtctactgttcctaagttggatgttctaacaaaactgaaaattggagacagcacactgttcctgaactggagtaagcttacgtccactgaaaattctggttattattttaattattatttttagttgatgtgttaattaaagttaatttgttgcattaataaattattatatctaacgtgtgattttctaaatataagcctttattttaggatctatatttagtgaatattggatttactaaatataggaacagcagctgagtcttagctattattagctaaacgtaaccgtccctaatattagtaCTAGGTAACCGTCCCTATTATTAGCTAAAGGCAACCGTATCTAAATTTAGCTAAAGTAAACcgtggttattattggaaaagagaactgcagctaattttagtatatgggaactGCTGCTAAAGGGAACAatacctattattagtaaatgggaacaacggttattgttattataaccgtgtacttgatttaatcaagtcttATGCCTACTTTAAGGAGATAACCGTTTGTTGGTTtaaatccacattattcccatgattattttggataaggaataatggattggaatattccattttaattagggattttagctctataaataagagattCGGCTGTTCctcaaaacttgccttagtatgagccattaaatcatacgtaattttgggagaatttttacaagaaaattttgttttaaaaatgccaattaatttataatattttcttgtgcaacttactgattttatttttagagaatttttatcctttttgtaagggtttttgagagtatttgtaattagactcgggtgagtctaagggggaatttgatagctttgagtgaaacTAGTGttgagtttagcttttagtgaagctaagtttgttgctttgagtgaagcaatttgagagagaagagttggcctagttgatgcgcttcgagtgaagtaagatgtttaatgtaattgtaacgagctgccttaaacatagtggagaatttagaaatcccgaggggtcgtggtttttccttctaattaggcctagaaggtttctacgtaaaaatcgtttgtctcttttattattttgctctaagtttaagctttatttattttattcaattccgcaaaaacagagcaaaaacgcttaaactagtaacaacaacaattcaccccccctcttgttgttgttcccgttcctaattgagtctacactcCATAATCAACCTCACCATCACTTCGCACCTTTTCTGCAACCTTCTTATTGTCTGACTCAAATTCCTTTCTCTTCTCATGAGAATGTTTGAGTTGGTAAAGTAACCAAAAGTAAATAGCCACCAAGACACAATTTTGCGAAATTTGCTTCACTCTAATTTCTTTGGATCTATAATTCCTACTAGGAGATTGTTTATACATTGTGATATTTCAGATAATCAAGTGCAACAGcgaaaaggttaaaatttatcactttaagattataattaatctctttaagattgtaatggactcctttaagattataagtaataatTGATCACTATGcatgtaattacttataatttacCAGTAtactttaaggttaaaattaatcattttatataTAACTTATCACTTAAAGATCagaattgattactttaaggttaaaattaatcacattaaaaatgtcataattgattcatttattatatactttgaaattgatcaatttaaggtaagaattgattatttttttgtcaaaattaatcactttaaaaggtcataattgatcaatttaagattttacactttaaattaaaattaatcactttaaggttataattgatcacttttaagttAAAACTAATTACAATCGCAGCCacagaaaacaacaaaaaacaaCCAAATCGAAAATGAACCAACCCCATAGTTTGTGTTGTATTTGCACAAACTCTTAGTGATAGACGACATAAGTGGAAGCGTTTACAATAAGAAATTTATCCCACttctttattaatattttttaaaaaaaggaataTACAATAAGCAAATTTACTTTGTAGTATGTGCACGTATTTCAAAATAACCTTCTTCCTCGATCATgctgttagctacattttatctttatttttatccctataagtggcttgtttagcgtgAGGAAACTATATGTTATcgcattggtttattggattttacgcttgttctgttgctttggtattttatttcatttcaggatctaatcatcaacaCCGAGCACAAATTAGCCCCTTTGGTTGCAcacattgctcacctaaacatCGAGGGCTCAGAGAAGTGAAACttcatgagccaagccacaagaacaagccaaaGTAGACCCACTCAACCAGAATGGGCTCGAGCCAAggtagctcgagcagtccaAAAACATTGCTCGAGTCAGAAGGTGAGTATTACATTTCTGAAGTTCGCTCGACCTGTCGAACGAAGATGGCTAGGGTCGAGCGGAGCCAAATTTCACATTCTgtccaatttttgaagtttctgatgttggacctgatggtggctcgactggtcgagcgaaATGGGCGGCAACAGCTTTTCGATCTTTTTAAAGtatcattcgaggtccaattacattttttttgtttctaatTGCTACTGCCAAGACtgccagccaccctaccctatccactaggggtggcacccccctcctacaacctaggggtggtggatCAATCATATAACCACCACCCCCACTTGTTTTTAAAGcttataaatagagaagaggaagatggaacTATAATCTCAGTTTTCACCTTGCATTTTGAGTAACTTCTATGTATTTTTCAtagctttgctttcatttcaattaagaattagtgttagcctaatttccctttcaattcaattaagtattttcacttttcaaatacaatcttaacttcatcctttattgtaatattttgcaacttgaattcttcaaccattgatgtactattattaaagcttttggaaggtattactttgaatcatcaaattatcttgttcatccttagattgaacttaaaagagtaacttctatccttgcttatattgttttcaatacatgtcacttagttatctttgattgtttgcctttagtctcatatatttatgtttgtagttcttcaacttatattgcactcatctctttaggatactctagTTTAATTTATCAGACTCTTGTCTATTCCATCTTGCCTTCATTTTAAATGCTTAatgtcattaaaatattttaaatgcttaatattattaaaatattttaaatacttaatattattaaaatattttaaatgcttaatattattaaaatattttaaatgcttAATGTCATTTATATACTTTATTCTCTCTTCGTATGCTATTAAATACTTCTATTATTAACGAAAACATTCTAACGTATCCAACGTCGGTTCCCTTGAACGCCACCGTTTGACAATTAACTGGAAAAACAAAGTATTCCAATTTATCCACGTGTAAAACcacctttattatttttaatttctaacctcCTCTCAGTTCTCAGTTCTCAGTTCTCACGTCTCAGGGAGACGTGGTTCGCTTCCTTCATCTCCTTTTCCTTATTTTATCTCTCTCCTCTCCTCTTTCCCTCTCCGCAGCCGCGTATATCCATCTCAAAGAGAAGATATTTCTATACTCCTCTGCTAATTTTCTGCCTCATTTGCTTCCAAAATCTTCATTCAAGGTCACCAATCGTTGATTCTTCCATCAAAAATCTATTCACCATCTTCAATTCATGGAAGATTTCACTTGTTTTGATGTTTGAATTTGTATCTTAATCTAACTTTAATATCTAGGGTTTCGTCATTTTCAATTGAATTTTGTCTTCAACGATGATTTAGGGGGTATTTTGAGTTTAGAATACATCAAATTATGGCTCTAATTGGTTCCCTGCAACTATCACCTTCGTTGGGGTTTTGCAGGAGCCAAGAGCGAGGCAAGCAGTTCAAGGTACCTTAATTGTATTTTCTTGTTGagatttaagtattaattttatttgatgtttagTTGGTTATGATTGTTTTTTGGCAGTATGTTTCGGGAAGAGGGATTCAAAATTTACTCTCTACTACTCTATCTTCTCGTGCTTCTGTAAGTTTGATAATTTTCTATGTGTGTGTTTG from Amaranthus tricolor cultivar Red isolate AtriRed21 chromosome 3, ASM2621246v1, whole genome shotgun sequence includes:
- the LOC130809289 gene encoding pentatricopeptide repeat-containing protein At5g65560; its protein translation is MHGYLPSLRCIIRYCHFSSATTAITAAIDNKLSDDITSHLSSILSSPNWQKHPSLNRILPSISPFHVSTLFDSHSLSPQTALSFFYFLSNRPKFKHNAQSHASLLMMLIRASNLGNAEKVRVSMIRYCVDDENEVRFVLNTLMKLNSHDLENFRFRLNLRCCNFLLMALCRFLLIDEMITLYNTMLSDRILPNIFTFNTIINGYCKLGNVAKAEEFLSEIFAAKLNPDTFTYSSFILGHCRKTDLDSAYRVFTEMPQKKCKRNEVSYNYIIHGFCEHGEVDRGLHLFFKMYDDGCYPNVRTYTILISALCGRGRGSEALKLFDEMRRKGCVPNAHTYTVFIDYMCKEHKLNEARRLFDEMLKKRMSHSVVTYNALIDGYCSEGKVKEACEILNLMETNGYYPNVRTYNTLICGLCRIKKVPIAMTLLDKMVERKHTPNLITYNSLIQGQCKAGHIESAFQLLGLMKASEVLPDEWTCNIIIDSLCKRGKVQEAHELFVTFKENGVKPNEVTFSVLIDGYCKAGNIDSALALFEKMIEDKCLPNTWVYNALIDGLCKVKNLKEASLLAKMMQKNVKPDVCTYSIIINGLIKGGFIDHACTMLSQMLKAGYSPDSYTYTTFIHAHCCQGNLEEAEKWMKIMNEGGVFPDVVTYTALLDGYGRLGSISQAFGVLKSMMDAGCKPSEFTYSILIKHLLQEKGSIMHGEGTGNDLLLNASSHDLVYFWKIVNFETIAKLLDNMTKHGCAPCLSTFNTLIDGLCKQGRLEVAQLLIDYMRHGGIEPNEGIRNSILKCSCMLGMYDEAFKLMNNMVKLGELPHLESYTLLICGMCDKGDRDQAEAVFCSLLHCGYNNDEIVWKILIEGLLKRGLVDCCSMLVKIMEKNGCRPKPHTYSLLIEGISGASEGI